The genomic interval AAGAAGGATAAGGAATAAACAAGCACCCTTGTGAAAACCCATGACCAGAATACTGATAATAATTAGTAGCCCACCCAGGATTGAAATCAACTGAATTGCTCAATACTTCATGATTACGATTGGCGACATAAATCCCATTGGTATAAAAAAGTATCTGTCCCGCAGTATCACAAATACTGGCATTAGTGACAAATAATGGCATAGGGCTGTAAATGTCATATACCTTCGCAGTGTCATTGCTAAAGTCAATGCCAACTCTGTTCAATGGATATGAATCATTTCCAATTAACCAATTTAAAGTTCTATTTTGTCCATAGGAGTAAATAGCGTTAAAAAGGAAAATACAAGAAACAAACAATTTCATCTTAAGAGCACCAATTTTTGATTGAATAAATCCACATCATTTCTCTCAATTTTTACTAAATATAAACCTGCTGATAAATTTTCAATGCTGATCTGTTTTACATTCAATTCGGCAGTTAACTGTTCCCGCTTTAATCTTCTGCCAGAAAGATCCTCAATGATTATAAAAGTATTAACCTGAAATGTTTCGGGACACATGATATTAATAAATGTTGCTGCTGGATTGGGATAAAGGCTAAAGTGTAAATCAGTCTCATTTGAATATTTAGGACTACTGGAAGTATCGCACAATTCTGCATCATCAAAAGTGGTAGCATCTCCGGATAAAAATAGAAGTTCCCTGGCTTCATAGACAGCTGGACCACCCGTAAAGGGACATTGTGAAGCTATTTCTAAAAGATCATCAATCTCGGTACTACCTAACGTAAAGTCTTCAATAGCGATAGTGGATAGAAGTATACTATTTATCAATTTGCTGTTAATTGAAATAATATGGAAAATCCGCGGATGTTGACCACCCAAATTCGCGGCAAACTGACCACCCTAAGTTAAGTTGCTTGAGTTGCACTAAAAAGGTTGTTTCAGTTTGTTAAAAATAACTTTTTATTCGTTGTCGTCTTCTGATTTTTTACGTTGGTTTTTTCTGAGCGATTCTCCTTTGAGTTCTATTCGTTGTGCATGATGCAGGATTCTGTCAAGTATAGCATCAGCCACAGTTTTTTCTCCAATCACTTCATACCATTGTTTGACCGGAAGCTGTGAAGTGATGATGATAGAACGTTTGCCATGCCGGTCTTCTAAAATCTCAAGCAAAGAA from Chitinophagaceae bacterium carries:
- a CDS encoding T9SS type A sorting domain-containing protein yields the protein MINSILLSTIAIEDFTLGSTEIDDLLEIASQCPFTGGPAVYEARELLFLSGDATTFDDAELCDTSSSPKYSNETDLHFSLYPNPAATFINIMCPETFQVNTFIIIEDLSGRRLKREQLTAELNVKQISIENLSAGLYLVKIERNDVDLFNQKLVLLR